In Hippoglossus stenolepis isolate QCI-W04-F060 chromosome 20, HSTE1.2, whole genome shotgun sequence, the following are encoded in one genomic region:
- the LOC118099417 gene encoding serine-aspartate repeat-containing protein I isoform X5, with translation MTEAVEARSSTTTTMVIDSKSGDAGSSLRTPKKTFTEDVSSTFSSPLAWILVLALVITWSCVFVIMFDLIDYKTLSGRPPPGVRKVFKDSGRRGGLTKISSDPMKVVNDAVEESTNAISLMFKFAASLIAPEEDDGNLYAVRKKGEFLPSRSKVVGMQAKTKPPVVDAVEEEEEGDEEEAAEEEEEKEEEDEGDAEEGEQLEEYEEEYEDYDEDEEYEDEEEYDEEEEEYEEEDYEEEEEEYEEEEAEEEEGVEVEEAGGVEDDEEEGADAVGEVEEEEEEEEEEEEEEDEEEGAEAVEEVEEEEEEEEEDEEEGAEAVEEVEEEEEEEEEDIEEGAEAVEGDEEEEDEGQEVEDKVGEEEEEEEEEEEGPAEEEQEEEKKDEAAVDEEEDVAEEEENGVAAEVEQDDEDDDEDEKGPEAAVADTDEGESKEEAVEEEEEKDDEDDEVEEEKTDASVEDDDEDDEEESAAADAEDDDDEVSPEPSSTSENEESAVSPDSESDAPVDVKDSDEDVTLPVDDDEDHEDKHEGHEDDEEDEDDEDDEDDAFIDSSDLSESALLSSDEEAEEDGDDDDDEDDKLAEGVLTSDSEEDYLKLDLPPVATVSEDDEDDEIEDHKLSELEDLLLLAALEDDDEDLKDTDDDEDDDEDLEDVSVASSEHFADDEDDDEDSDLRDDDLDIDFDKDVHVELDAEDDDDDDHHKTDDDEEDDDKDEEEVEVAPFESTDSGVLGDDDADDALETDEESVGETVFSDDITYDTSDEDDEDDKDDDEDIDSSSFEFSLDQEEIKETFVYTEKDEDEIISEFLADEDEDVDDGDDEDEEDEEDEEDDDVLLTAPTAAASSVQEEAVKTEVDEEEEQLRQAGDEDEAEEDDTEETASVTSQPAAPVEEDEGEDEEPTAETQKSVDEPEDEKEEYDEDDDEERAAVDVIRPLPEPEEEATKSEVPDCPCLHSAKTSTKTAEKKVLFSEAPRRVSATRRKKVSDREAVKTDDKPKRKALPRIVSLEPKIRKIRRIPALPRVKKVEKTKTSKPETVTKKQEDVPESGQEVGPCRPAPVYCPSPPGWYVHHIVTDNPYPPPTMAAPSAPVLTVHPGAPPMQPLYHQPPPPPLMQYQPYVPPLQPVTQPPPEAAQPAEAAPPEAPEQEAPVQPEVKAPAAEAPPAAIRLHEPVTEEEEVKAASPKKAAKKKTTKAADSEKEPPAAKQKPKKEAVVSKDKTKAAPAKKDSAAKEEKTKSPAAAKKEPAAVHQKRKSSSEKTASPVKSKAKTAPAKKDPEPRPHPIRLRTRLDAGKRANVTSPAKDEKPSRPSSSEPAKMKSETSAERKGKAEKAEKKSVKEAQDKEKQPSEAKEPQTEDNTTEQKKPGQRYFQCIYVPGKNAQYPLRPFTPAMSPAMMSPAMMSPALRSMLEQQQRAARASGQ, from the exons ATGACTGAAGCAGTTGAAG CGCGGtcgtccaccaccaccaccatggtCATCGACAGTAAGAGCGGCGACGCCGGCTCGTCTCTACGGACGCCAAAGAAAACGTTCACAGAGGACGTGTCCTCCACGTTCAGCTCCCCGCTGGCCTGGATCTTAGTCCTGGCCCTCGTCATCACGTGGTCCTGTGTCTTCGTCATCATGTTCGATCTGATTGACTACAAGACTCTCTCAG GTCGCCCGCCTCCTGGCGTCAGGAAGGTTTTTAAGGATTCAGGGCGTAGAG GAGGCCTCACCAAGATCAGCTCCGACCCCATGAAGGTGGTGAACGATGCGGTGGAGGAATCGACAAACGCGATCAGCTTGATGTTCAAATTCGCCGCCAGCCTGATCGCCCCAGAGGAAGATGACG GAAATCTATACGCCGtgagaaaaaaag gAGAATTTTTGCCGTCTCGGAGTAAAG ttgtaGGGATGCAAGCAAAGACAAAACCACCAGTAGTTGAcgctgtggaggaagaggaggagggagatgaagaggaggctgctgaggaggaggaggagaaggaggaggaggatgaaggagatgCAGAAGAGGGGGAACAACTAGAGGAGTATGAAGAGGAGTATGAAGAttatgatgaggatgaggaatatgaggacgaggaagagtatgacgaggaggaggaagaatatgaggaggaggactatgaggaggaggaggaagaatacgaggaggaggaagctgaagaggaggaaggagttgaagtggaggaggcagggggagttgaagacgatgaagaagagggagcaGACGCTGttggggaggtggaggaagaggaggaggaggaagaagaagaggaggaagaagaagatgaagaggagggagcagaagcggtggaggaggtggaggaagaggaggaggaggaagaagaagatgaagaggagggagcagaagcggtggaggaggtggaggaagaggaggaggaggaagaagaagacatagaggagggagcagaagcagtggagggagatgaggaagaggaagatgagggacaAGAAGTGGAGGACaaggtgggggaggaggaagaggaggaggaggaggaggaagaaggacctgcagaggaagaacaagaggaggagaagaaagatgaagcagctgtggatgaagaggaggatgtggccgaggaagaggagaatgGGGTAGCTGCTGAGGTGGAgcaagatgatgaagatgatgatgaggatgagaagGGACCTGAAGCAGCTGTGGCAGACACCGATGAAGGTGAATCCAAAGAAGAGGCtgtagaagaagaggaagagaaagacgatgaagatgatgaggtagaggaagagaagacagatgcttctgttgaagatgatgatgaagatgatgaagaggagtctgcagctgctgatgctgAGGATGACGATGATGAAGTTTCTCCTGAACCTAGTTCCACTTCTGAGAATGAAGAGTCGGCCGTGTCTCCCGACTCGGAGTCTGACGCACCTGTTGATGTCAAAGACAGCGATGAAGATGTGACTCTGCCTGTTGACGATGATGAAGACCATGAAGATAAACATGAAGGCCacgaagatgatgaagaagacgaAGATGATGAAGACGACGAAGATGATGCCTTCATCGACAGCTCAGACCTCAGTGAATCTGCACTTCTCTCGAGtgatgaggaggcagaggaggatggcgacgacgatgatgatgaagatgacaaACTAGCTGAGGGTGTTCTAACATCTGACAGCGAGGAAGACTACCTGAAGCTTGATCTTCCTCCGGTCGCCACAGTtagtgaggatgatgaagatgatgaaattGAGGATCATAAACTCTCCGAACTCGaggatcttcttcttctggccgctcttgaagatgatgatgaagacctGAAGGACACTGATGATgacgaggatgatgatgaagatctGGAGGACGTCTCTGTTGCCTCCTCTGAGCACTTtgcagatgatgaagatgacgatGAAGACAGTGACCTCAGAGACGATGATCTTGACATCGACTTTGACAAAGACGTCCACGTTGAGCTGGACGCtgaagacgatgatgatgatgatcatcaCAAAAccgatgatgatgaagaggatgatgataaagatgaggaggaagttgAAGTCGCTCCCTTTGAGAGCACAGACAGTGGAGTCCtaggtgatgatgatgctgatgatgctCTGGAAACAGATGAAGAGTCTGTCGGAGAGACTGTCTTCAGTGATGACATCACCTATGACACAAGTGATGAAGACGACGAGGACGATAAAGACGATGATGAAGATATTGATTCCAGCTCGTTTGAGTTCAGCCTCGATCaagaagaaattaaagaaacattCGTTTACACTGAAAAAGATGAAGACGAGATCATATCAGAGTTTTTAGCTGATGAGGACGAGGACGtcgatgatggtgatgatgaagatgaggaagatgaggaagatgaggaagatgacgaCGTCCTGCTCACAG CCCCCACTGCAGCGGCGTCCTCTGTCCAGGAGGAGGCAGTAAAGACTGAGgtggatgaggaagaggagcagctccGTCAGgctggtgatgaagatgaagctgaGGAGGACGACACAGAGGAAACTG CCTCAGTCACCAGTCAGCCTGCTGCTCCTGTCGAGGAAGACGAGGGAGAAGACGAAGAGCCGACGGCTGAAACGCAGAAATCTGTGGATGAGCCTgaagatgagaaagaggagTACGATGAAGATGACGATGAGGAGCGGGCGGCGGTGGATGTGATCAGACCTTTGCCTGAaccggaggaggaggcgacGAAGAGTGAAGTCCCAg ATTGTCCATGTTTACATTCTGCTAAAACCAGCACCAAGACGGCAGAGAAAAAAG ttttattttcagaggCTCCAAGGAGGGTTTCAGCAACGAGGAGGAAAAAAG TTTCAGACCGTGAAGCTGTGAAAACAGACGACAAACCAAAAAGGAAAG CTCTTCCCAGAATTGTGAGTCTGGAGCCGAAGATCAGGAAGATCAGGAGGATCCCGGCTCTTCCCAGAG TCAAGAAAGTAGAGAAGACAAAAACTTCCAAACCAG AGACAGTGACCAAAAAACAAGAGGACGTCCCGGAATCTGGACAAGAAG TCGGCCCCTGCAGACCTGCACCCGTCTACTGCCCGTCCCCACCCGGCTGGTACG TTCATCACATCGTCACAGACAACCcgtaccccccccccaccatggCAG CTCCGTCTGCTCCTGTCCTCACCGTCCATCCCGGAGCGCCGCCCATGCAGCCGCTCTACCATcaaccaccaccccccccactGATGCAGTATCAACCGTATGTGCCGCCGCTGCAGCCGGTGACGCAGCCGCCGCCAGAAGCAGCTCAGCCGGCTGAAGCTGCGCCGCCAGAGGCCCCAGAGCAGGAGGCCCCGGTTCAGCCGGAGGTCAAGGCTCCAGCTGCCGAAGCTCCGCCGGCGGCCATTCGGCTCCACG AACCAGtgactgaggaggaagaggtgaaggCTGCCTCCCCCAAGAAAG CTGCTAAGAAGAAAACCACTAAGGCGGCTGATTCAGAAAAAG AGCCGCCAGCAGCCAAACAGAAACCAAAGAAAG AAGCTGTTGTTTCTAAAGACAAAACCAAAGCAGCCCCTGCAAAGAAAG ACTCAGCagcaaaagaagagaaaaccaAAAGTCCTGCAGCAGCTAAAAAAG AGCCTGCAGCTGTTCATCAGAAGAGGAAATCCTCCTCTGAAAAGACGG CGTCTCCTGTCAAGAGCAAAGCCAAGACGGCTCCTGCCAAGAAAG ATCCGGAGCCGCGTCCACATCCGATCAGACTGAGAACGAGACTCGACGCCGGCAAGAGGGCGAACGTGACGTCTCCGGCCAAAGACGAGAAACCGTCCAGACCTTCTTCCTCTGAACCAG ccAAGATGAAGTCAGAAACCTCGGCAGAGAGGAAAG GCAAAGCTGAAAAGGCTGAGAAGAAATCTGTCAAAGAGGCTCAAG ATAAAGAGAAACAGCCATCAGAAGCCA AAGAGCCGCAGACTGAAGACAACACCACAGAACAGAAGAAACCAG GCCAGCGATACTTCCAGTGCATTTACGTCCCTGGTAAAAATGCTCAGTACCCCTTACGACCTTTCACCCCAGCGATGTCCCCCGCCATGATGTCCCCCGCCATGATGTCCCCTGCACTCCGCTCCAtgttggagcagcagcagcgagcagCCAGGGCGTCGGGGCAGTAA
- the LOC118099417 gene encoding serine-aspartate repeat-containing protein I isoform X1 has product MTEAVEARSSTTTTMVIDSKSGDAGSSLRTPKKTFTEDVSSTFSSPLAWILVLALVITWSCVFVIMFDLIDYKTLSGRPPPGVRKVFKDSGRRGGLTKISSDPMKVVNDAVEESTNAISLMFKFAASLIAPEEDDGNLYAVRKKGEFLPSRSKVVGMQAKTKPPVVDAVEEEEEGDEEEAAEEEEEKEEEDEGDAEEGEQLEEYEEEYEDYDEDEEYEDEEEYDEEEEEYEEEDYEEEEEEYEEEEAEEEEGVEVEEAGGVEDDEEEGADAVGEVEEEEEEEEEEEEEEDEEEGAEAVEEVEEEEEEEEEDEEEGAEAVEEVEEEEEEEEEDIEEGAEAVEGDEEEEDEGQEVEDKVGEEEEEEEEEEEGPAEEEQEEEKKDEAAVDEEEDVAEEEENGVAAEVEQDDEDDDEDEKGPEAAVADTDEGESKEEAVEEEEEKDDEDDEVEEEKTDASVEDDDEDDEEESAAADAEDDDDEVSPEPSSTSENEESAVSPDSESDAPVDVKDSDEDVTLPVDDDEDHEDKHEGHEDDEEDEDDEDDEDDAFIDSSDLSESALLSSDEEAEEDGDDDDDEDDKLAEGVLTSDSEEDYLKLDLPPVATVSEDDEDDEIEDHKLSELEDLLLLAALEDDDEDLKDTDDDEDDDEDLEDVSVASSEHFADDEDDDEDSDLRDDDLDIDFDKDVHVELDAEDDDDDDHHKTDDDEEDDDKDEEEVEVAPFESTDSGVLGDDDADDALETDEESVGETVFSDDITYDTSDEDDEDDKDDDEDIDSSSFEFSLDQEEIKETFVYTEKDEDEIISEFLADEDEDVDDGDDEDEEDEEDEEDDDVLLTAPTAAASSVQEEAVKTEVDEEEEQLRQAGDEDEAEEDDTEETASVTSQPAAPVEEDEGEDEEPTAETQKSVDEPEDEKEEYDEDDDEERAAVDVIRPLPEPEEEATKSEVPDCPCLHSAKTSTKTAEKKVLFSEAPRRVSATRRKKVSDREAVKTDDKPKRKALPRIVSLEPKIRKIRRIPALPRVKKVEKTKTSKPETVTKKQEDVPESGQEVGPCRPAPVYCPSPPGWYVHHIVTDNPYPPPTMAAPSAPVLTVHPGAPPMQPLYHQPPPPPLMQYQPYVPPLQPVTQPPPEAAQPAEAAPPEAPEQEAPVQPEVKAPAAEAPPAAIRLHEPVTEEEEVKAASPKKAAKKKTTKAADSEKEPPAAKQKPKKEAVVSKDKTKAAPAKKDSAAKEEKTKSPAAAKKEKTVKEKTRTAAAAKKEPAAVHQKRKSSSEKTASPVKSKAKTAPAKKDPEPRPHPIRLRTRLDAGKRANVTSPAKDEKPSRPSSSEPAKMKSETSAERKGKAEKAEKKSVKEAQDKEKQPSEAKEPQTEDNTTEQKKPGQRYFQCIYVPGKNAQYPLRPFTPAMSPAMMSPAMMSPALRSMLEQQQRAARASGQ; this is encoded by the exons ATGACTGAAGCAGTTGAAG CGCGGtcgtccaccaccaccaccatggtCATCGACAGTAAGAGCGGCGACGCCGGCTCGTCTCTACGGACGCCAAAGAAAACGTTCACAGAGGACGTGTCCTCCACGTTCAGCTCCCCGCTGGCCTGGATCTTAGTCCTGGCCCTCGTCATCACGTGGTCCTGTGTCTTCGTCATCATGTTCGATCTGATTGACTACAAGACTCTCTCAG GTCGCCCGCCTCCTGGCGTCAGGAAGGTTTTTAAGGATTCAGGGCGTAGAG GAGGCCTCACCAAGATCAGCTCCGACCCCATGAAGGTGGTGAACGATGCGGTGGAGGAATCGACAAACGCGATCAGCTTGATGTTCAAATTCGCCGCCAGCCTGATCGCCCCAGAGGAAGATGACG GAAATCTATACGCCGtgagaaaaaaag gAGAATTTTTGCCGTCTCGGAGTAAAG ttgtaGGGATGCAAGCAAAGACAAAACCACCAGTAGTTGAcgctgtggaggaagaggaggagggagatgaagaggaggctgctgaggaggaggaggagaaggaggaggaggatgaaggagatgCAGAAGAGGGGGAACAACTAGAGGAGTATGAAGAGGAGTATGAAGAttatgatgaggatgaggaatatgaggacgaggaagagtatgacgaggaggaggaagaatatgaggaggaggactatgaggaggaggaggaagaatacgaggaggaggaagctgaagaggaggaaggagttgaagtggaggaggcagggggagttgaagacgatgaagaagagggagcaGACGCTGttggggaggtggaggaagaggaggaggaggaagaagaagaggaggaagaagaagatgaagaggagggagcagaagcggtggaggaggtggaggaagaggaggaggaggaagaagaagatgaagaggagggagcagaagcggtggaggaggtggaggaagaggaggaggaggaagaagaagacatagaggagggagcagaagcagtggagggagatgaggaagaggaagatgagggacaAGAAGTGGAGGACaaggtgggggaggaggaagaggaggaggaggaggaggaagaaggacctgcagaggaagaacaagaggaggagaagaaagatgaagcagctgtggatgaagaggaggatgtggccgaggaagaggagaatgGGGTAGCTGCTGAGGTGGAgcaagatgatgaagatgatgatgaggatgagaagGGACCTGAAGCAGCTGTGGCAGACACCGATGAAGGTGAATCCAAAGAAGAGGCtgtagaagaagaggaagagaaagacgatgaagatgatgaggtagaggaagagaagacagatgcttctgttgaagatgatgatgaagatgatgaagaggagtctgcagctgctgatgctgAGGATGACGATGATGAAGTTTCTCCTGAACCTAGTTCCACTTCTGAGAATGAAGAGTCGGCCGTGTCTCCCGACTCGGAGTCTGACGCACCTGTTGATGTCAAAGACAGCGATGAAGATGTGACTCTGCCTGTTGACGATGATGAAGACCATGAAGATAAACATGAAGGCCacgaagatgatgaagaagacgaAGATGATGAAGACGACGAAGATGATGCCTTCATCGACAGCTCAGACCTCAGTGAATCTGCACTTCTCTCGAGtgatgaggaggcagaggaggatggcgacgacgatgatgatgaagatgacaaACTAGCTGAGGGTGTTCTAACATCTGACAGCGAGGAAGACTACCTGAAGCTTGATCTTCCTCCGGTCGCCACAGTtagtgaggatgatgaagatgatgaaattGAGGATCATAAACTCTCCGAACTCGaggatcttcttcttctggccgctcttgaagatgatgatgaagacctGAAGGACACTGATGATgacgaggatgatgatgaagatctGGAGGACGTCTCTGTTGCCTCCTCTGAGCACTTtgcagatgatgaagatgacgatGAAGACAGTGACCTCAGAGACGATGATCTTGACATCGACTTTGACAAAGACGTCCACGTTGAGCTGGACGCtgaagacgatgatgatgatgatcatcaCAAAAccgatgatgatgaagaggatgatgataaagatgaggaggaagttgAAGTCGCTCCCTTTGAGAGCACAGACAGTGGAGTCCtaggtgatgatgatgctgatgatgctCTGGAAACAGATGAAGAGTCTGTCGGAGAGACTGTCTTCAGTGATGACATCACCTATGACACAAGTGATGAAGACGACGAGGACGATAAAGACGATGATGAAGATATTGATTCCAGCTCGTTTGAGTTCAGCCTCGATCaagaagaaattaaagaaacattCGTTTACACTGAAAAAGATGAAGACGAGATCATATCAGAGTTTTTAGCTGATGAGGACGAGGACGtcgatgatggtgatgatgaagatgaggaagatgaggaagatgaggaagatgacgaCGTCCTGCTCACAG CCCCCACTGCAGCGGCGTCCTCTGTCCAGGAGGAGGCAGTAAAGACTGAGgtggatgaggaagaggagcagctccGTCAGgctggtgatgaagatgaagctgaGGAGGACGACACAGAGGAAACTG CCTCAGTCACCAGTCAGCCTGCTGCTCCTGTCGAGGAAGACGAGGGAGAAGACGAAGAGCCGACGGCTGAAACGCAGAAATCTGTGGATGAGCCTgaagatgagaaagaggagTACGATGAAGATGACGATGAGGAGCGGGCGGCGGTGGATGTGATCAGACCTTTGCCTGAaccggaggaggaggcgacGAAGAGTGAAGTCCCAg ATTGTCCATGTTTACATTCTGCTAAAACCAGCACCAAGACGGCAGAGAAAAAAG ttttattttcagaggCTCCAAGGAGGGTTTCAGCAACGAGGAGGAAAAAAG TTTCAGACCGTGAAGCTGTGAAAACAGACGACAAACCAAAAAGGAAAG CTCTTCCCAGAATTGTGAGTCTGGAGCCGAAGATCAGGAAGATCAGGAGGATCCCGGCTCTTCCCAGAG TCAAGAAAGTAGAGAAGACAAAAACTTCCAAACCAG AGACAGTGACCAAAAAACAAGAGGACGTCCCGGAATCTGGACAAGAAG TCGGCCCCTGCAGACCTGCACCCGTCTACTGCCCGTCCCCACCCGGCTGGTACG TTCATCACATCGTCACAGACAACCcgtaccccccccccaccatggCAG CTCCGTCTGCTCCTGTCCTCACCGTCCATCCCGGAGCGCCGCCCATGCAGCCGCTCTACCATcaaccaccaccccccccactGATGCAGTATCAACCGTATGTGCCGCCGCTGCAGCCGGTGACGCAGCCGCCGCCAGAAGCAGCTCAGCCGGCTGAAGCTGCGCCGCCAGAGGCCCCAGAGCAGGAGGCCCCGGTTCAGCCGGAGGTCAAGGCTCCAGCTGCCGAAGCTCCGCCGGCGGCCATTCGGCTCCACG AACCAGtgactgaggaggaagaggtgaaggCTGCCTCCCCCAAGAAAG CTGCTAAGAAGAAAACCACTAAGGCGGCTGATTCAGAAAAAG AGCCGCCAGCAGCCAAACAGAAACCAAAGAAAG AAGCTGTTGTTTCTAAAGACAAAACCAAAGCAGCCCCTGCAAAGAAAG ACTCAGCagcaaaagaagagaaaaccaAAAGTCCTGCAGCAGCTAAAAAAG agaaaactgtgaaagaaaaaaccAGAACCGCTGCAGCTGCAAAGAAAG AGCCTGCAGCTGTTCATCAGAAGAGGAAATCCTCCTCTGAAAAGACGG CGTCTCCTGTCAAGAGCAAAGCCAAGACGGCTCCTGCCAAGAAAG ATCCGGAGCCGCGTCCACATCCGATCAGACTGAGAACGAGACTCGACGCCGGCAAGAGGGCGAACGTGACGTCTCCGGCCAAAGACGAGAAACCGTCCAGACCTTCTTCCTCTGAACCAG ccAAGATGAAGTCAGAAACCTCGGCAGAGAGGAAAG GCAAAGCTGAAAAGGCTGAGAAGAAATCTGTCAAAGAGGCTCAAG ATAAAGAGAAACAGCCATCAGAAGCCA AAGAGCCGCAGACTGAAGACAACACCACAGAACAGAAGAAACCAG GCCAGCGATACTTCCAGTGCATTTACGTCCCTGGTAAAAATGCTCAGTACCCCTTACGACCTTTCACCCCAGCGATGTCCCCCGCCATGATGTCCCCCGCCATGATGTCCCCTGCACTCCGCTCCAtgttggagcagcagcagcgagcagCCAGGGCGTCGGGGCAGTAA